From Streptomyces yatensis, one genomic window encodes:
- a CDS encoding non-ribosomal peptide synthetase, whose protein sequence is MVEPGARRVLLSPGQAADVRRRIGDFSDRTIAEACAIGLSYWATGLSPDGIDLTPATLFADVLGWVDNGGAGPAGWEVGADDRSITVPEGVGPDDAQVALDDLTDFPDRPIGTISPAGVAARLEALAGWNDTGADRIRPTIVELFREQARTRPDAVAIVDEHRSLTYREAAELSSQLAHHLIERGLGPEQVVGISLGRSAEMVIGLLAVLQAGCAFVPLDPQWPAARRAVVIDDAQVVAQLGASAEGDPAEPEAVAVDLGDWRFGAHPTGGTGVTVPGNALAYVIFTSGSTGRPKGAMIRHEAISERLLWQGNEILGFGHDDASLFKAPLSFDISINEIFLPLVHGGRLVILRPGGERDPHHLLSVIAEQRVTFTYLVSSMLDVLLEMVGDSGRLDSLRHVWCGGEVLTPELYERFRTRLDIPLYHGYGPAETTIGVSHVIYRGAAERLSTSIGKANPNTQLYVLDNELRPVPVGVGGELYVGGFLLGRGYINAPGLTASRFVANPFAADGSRLYRTGDLARFAPDGSLDFLGRADNQIKIRGMRLEIEDVEVGLAEHPGVRYTCVLAKKNAAGSTYLVGYVIPAAGSEDLRADEVREWAAGHMVEYMVPAHVVVMKEFPLTANGKLDRRALPEPAIGTGSIVQPTTENERVLCAAVAKVLRLDEVGVDQDFFQLGGDSLLAISLLSAVRDAGLHLTARQIFTNSTVGALAAVASREDASTADDRDVATGAVMGSPIVQWLGETTDAIDGFVQSVVLNTPAELTADALDPILAAVAARHDMLRARLVRGERWSFDIPAADRATPSWQESDRPVEECVALATGGLDPDRGVMLRAVWRRAARQLVVVVHHVVIDGVSWHVLMDDLATAWRQLSSGAPIELPPVGTSFRRWTQLLGNATFDADRGYYERPLPGVDGPVGRRALRDADTVARERVRTVSAGPEVTAALLGEIPAKFHAGVGDVLLTALAVTLARWRRDLGQDQTFAHIELEGHGREGRFVAEAAGFEPELSRTVGWFTTLFPVTVDPGAAADFTAPDYLAAALKAVKEDLARVPSNGVSYGALRYLHHTAFDAPAPQVLFNYLGRFDAGATGDWQLSCATAQLGEKRDPRMRLPRSLEFNAIAEPASSGAYEEPASSGAYELITTISWPDGMFTDEDIATIGGYFRETLTALAALDRGGHSPSDFGLVRLTQADVDVLDGPALRDILPLTPLQEGLYFHSVFDDDSAGAYVEQQLLSLDGEVDADRLAAAATRLLTLYPNLAARFTALADGRVVSVLESGVRAPFTTLDRPGITDAEIRAYAERDRRAGFDLATGPLMRYTLIRAGSGRNVLVQTVHHIIADGWSVPPMLRALLAEYHAPGTVYPLGGFPDYVRWLAERDDDESDRIWRDQLAELPGPSLVAEGHTPSGRFADIAVAPEEDIDAAARSAGVPLSVAVHSAWAVTLGGILHGSDVVFGSTVSGRDAQVSGIEDMVGLFINTIPVRARWAGTTTARDLLASVREHQSAVLPHQHVSLARIGRLAGAGTLFDTLVVFDVATDVAALRGAGDELVITDIVNEGAPHYPLTLVVERAPDGRPRFNLIHDGELLREASAQAILRTFTRTLTGLLTRPGALVGDVVPEDTRRPAPITPTTLGALFDAAARRDPAATAVTQCGLDGATRSLTYGELAAAKNELASALRAAGAGPGRRVAVAVPRSLEQVVALVAIVTAGGAYVPLDLAYPDERLQYILADAAPQVVLVDRDQRERFTRLLARAGVAARVLVSGDELPRADTEAGPEASRHDPAYVIYTSGSTGTPKGVVVPHSSVVTLLANTRPAMDFGPHDVWVQFHSFSFDFAVWELWGALAHGAELLVPEYGLTRSPVDFHRLVRERAVTVLNQTPSAFYQFIEADRHAGEPVTALRRIIFGGEPLDLGRLRGWVDRHGTGAPELVNMYGITETTVHVTHRVLTDEDFGVGGDVSPIGGPIPGLATYVLDDRLRPVPPGRVGAIYVAGDQVSLGYLGRPGLTAGRFVANPFTGDGSRMYHTGDLARRTLDGELEFTGRADDQVQLKGFRIELGEVEAAVRALDGVVDAAVTVADSGDHLVAHVVGRVPADVTALLSAKLPVHMVPGRVLPVDALPLTVNGKLDRKALTARAAQDATPAAGPSDGGDAVLTALVGIFADTLPESAVDGDTDFFRAGGDSIVAITVINRARALGLPIAPRDVFLFRSPRALAEHLGTSTPQAGPPAPARHQDGPLPATPIILRQRELGGSLARFAQARTVVAPDGTGFADAERAANAVVAAHPALRLRLRVEHGVWELRTEPAREVPVVRADTADATTAANEAAGRLDPESGEVIAFAWLEASRTLVVTVHHLAVDSVSWLILLDDLATALRGAPLPPPTTSYAEYAEALAARSAHALDDLGHWLTTLRAPALLPAVERTRETTVVLPPEVSDRVTRTAPTALGVGLTELLCGALRTALTHIQPSPTDLAIELERHGRVPGLEHHDYTRTVGWFTSIAPVRLTAHSDPVAAAYEVAERQPDEHAHVAYGRLRYLNPQTAPLLTARPQVLFNYLGRGGESQAPHLTGGDPGSPYAVEVNAWTDAATGSLHAVFTLAEGIPDAITGHWRSALERLADASATAERTAPVTPLQRGLYFQAQMAGSAGHYVAQSWFTFDRRLDTDALSEAMAYVMARHPVVAAGFATDDDGNPVQVLGPGRRVHVRTVELTRDADVEALRARDRDTGFDPGEPPLIRMTVVRLPSDRDGLLLSYHLLLWDGWSREIVLRDLFDAYQAVLDGGLPDPVPATPSFEDHARALDAKDSATSERFWAEHLAGLPGPTLLAGPAPSLSDDLPRALVHTLSAERSELLRAAARTHGVTLNSVLTGAFGLLLGAHTGRGDAVFGVTVSGREGEGLDGIVGVLLNTVPMWTRARPDDTVSTYLSDVQAARVEAMVHEHLGLGEIQRATGHDTLFDNLFVLQNFLDMDAFAEMNARHGITSVTADDSTHYPFTWVVNPGERLTVKLEYRDEDTANARRLLDGYLRVLDDLARATGPVGALRGLGPEPVPAERTDIGTDTVVDRFDRAADRDPRRTALVAHGSTMTFARLRDRSRAVAGVLAGRGIGPETTVGLAIPRSLDSIVALFAVLRVGAAYVPLELDHPDERIAAIVADARPDVILTVSAVSPRLTPLTGDLIELDRPLPQAEPYRTYRPEDPHRLRHPAYTIYTSGSTGKPKGVVTEYAGLTNMLINHQRRIFEPVLADHGHRVFRIAHTVSFAFDMSWEELLWLADGHEVHICDEELRRDAPRLVEYCLEHHIDVINVTPTYAQQLVAEGLLDHPERRPALVLLGGEAVTPALWQRLAETEGTVGYNLYGPTEYTINTLGVGTFECQDPVVGVAIDNTDVYVLDPWLRPLPDGVPGELYVSGIGIARGYLGQPDQTAHRFVACPFGAPGERMYRTGDLVARRPDGNLMYLGRIDQQVKIRGHRVELGEVEAVFAAHPAVRFVAAVAQPDPQVDGAYRLAAYLVLDGSDLAEVATDVGTGLPDFLRPTHYAQVDSIPLTVNGKADTKALPEAKPLGTLTTAGERAPRTGNETVVCEFFAEALDLDDDEVSAVSDFVSLGGHSMLAVRLIGLLRREYGPVITIRDLFTLRTPEAIARHLDDHA, encoded by the coding sequence ATGGTGGAACCGGGCGCTCGTCGCGTACTGCTTTCTCCCGGACAGGCTGCCGACGTACGCCGGCGGATCGGTGACTTCTCCGACCGGACCATCGCCGAAGCGTGTGCCATCGGGCTGTCGTACTGGGCGACGGGCCTGAGCCCCGACGGCATCGACCTCACCCCCGCCACCCTGTTCGCCGATGTCCTCGGGTGGGTCGACAACGGCGGGGCGGGGCCGGCCGGTTGGGAGGTCGGCGCGGACGACCGGAGCATCACCGTCCCCGAAGGCGTCGGGCCGGACGATGCGCAGGTCGCGCTGGACGACCTGACCGACTTCCCCGACCGGCCCATCGGCACCATCTCCCCGGCCGGCGTGGCGGCCCGGCTCGAGGCCCTGGCCGGATGGAACGACACCGGGGCCGACCGGATCCGCCCGACCATCGTGGAGCTGTTCCGCGAGCAGGCGCGGACCAGGCCGGACGCCGTCGCCATCGTCGACGAGCACCGGTCGCTGACCTACCGTGAGGCCGCCGAGCTCTCCAGCCAGTTGGCCCACCACCTGATCGAGCGCGGGCTGGGCCCCGAACAGGTCGTCGGCATCTCACTGGGCCGCTCCGCCGAGATGGTGATCGGGCTGCTCGCCGTACTCCAGGCCGGGTGCGCGTTCGTGCCGCTCGATCCGCAGTGGCCCGCCGCGCGCCGGGCCGTGGTCATCGACGACGCCCAGGTCGTGGCGCAGCTGGGCGCCTCGGCCGAAGGCGACCCGGCCGAACCCGAAGCCGTGGCCGTCGACCTCGGCGACTGGCGCTTCGGTGCCCACCCCACCGGGGGCACCGGGGTCACCGTCCCCGGCAACGCCCTGGCGTACGTGATCTTCACGTCCGGTTCGACCGGGCGGCCCAAGGGCGCGATGATCCGGCACGAGGCGATCAGCGAGCGCCTGCTGTGGCAGGGCAACGAGATCCTGGGCTTCGGCCACGACGACGCGTCGCTGTTCAAGGCGCCGCTGTCCTTCGACATCTCCATCAACGAGATCTTCCTGCCGCTGGTGCACGGCGGCAGGCTGGTCATCCTGCGGCCCGGCGGCGAACGCGACCCGCACCACCTGCTGAGTGTGATCGCCGAGCAGCGGGTCACCTTCACCTATCTGGTCTCCTCCATGCTGGACGTGCTGCTGGAGATGGTGGGCGACTCCGGGCGGCTGGACAGCCTGCGCCATGTGTGGTGCGGCGGCGAGGTGCTGACCCCGGAGCTGTACGAGCGGTTCCGTACCCGGCTCGACATCCCGCTGTACCACGGCTACGGCCCGGCCGAGACCACGATCGGCGTCTCGCACGTCATCTACCGGGGCGCGGCCGAGCGCCTGTCGACATCGATCGGCAAGGCCAACCCGAACACCCAGCTGTATGTGCTGGACAACGAGCTGCGGCCGGTCCCGGTCGGCGTCGGCGGCGAACTGTACGTGGGAGGATTCCTCCTGGGCCGCGGGTACATCAACGCGCCCGGCCTGACGGCGTCCCGCTTCGTGGCGAACCCCTTCGCCGCGGACGGGTCCCGGCTGTACCGGACCGGAGACCTCGCGCGGTTCGCCCCGGACGGCTCGCTGGACTTCCTCGGCCGGGCCGACAACCAGATCAAGATCCGCGGCATGCGGCTGGAGATCGAGGATGTCGAGGTCGGTCTCGCGGAGCACCCCGGGGTGCGCTACACCTGCGTCCTCGCGAAGAAGAACGCGGCGGGCAGCACCTACCTGGTGGGCTATGTGATCCCGGCCGCCGGGAGCGAGGACCTGCGCGCGGACGAGGTCAGGGAGTGGGCCGCCGGGCACATGGTGGAGTACATGGTGCCCGCCCATGTCGTGGTGATGAAGGAGTTCCCGCTCACCGCGAACGGCAAGCTCGACCGCCGTGCGCTGCCGGAACCCGCGATCGGGACGGGCTCGATCGTCCAGCCCACCACCGAGAACGAGCGGGTGCTGTGCGCGGCGGTCGCGAAGGTGCTGCGGCTGGACGAGGTCGGCGTCGACCAGGACTTCTTCCAGCTCGGCGGAGACAGCCTGCTGGCGATCTCACTGCTGAGCGCGGTGCGCGACGCGGGTCTCCACCTCACGGCACGGCAGATCTTCACCAACAGCACGGTCGGGGCGCTGGCGGCGGTGGCGAGCCGGGAGGACGCCTCCACCGCGGACGACCGAGATGTGGCGACCGGTGCCGTCATGGGATCGCCCATCGTGCAGTGGCTCGGCGAGACCACCGACGCAATCGACGGCTTCGTACAGTCCGTTGTGCTGAACACCCCGGCGGAACTGACCGCCGACGCCCTCGACCCGATCCTCGCCGCCGTGGCCGCGCGGCACGACATGCTGCGCGCCCGGCTGGTGCGCGGCGAGCGCTGGAGCTTCGACATCCCGGCGGCGGACCGGGCCACGCCGTCGTGGCAGGAGAGCGACCGGCCGGTCGAGGAGTGTGTCGCGCTCGCCACCGGCGGGCTGGACCCGGACCGGGGCGTGATGCTGCGTGCCGTCTGGCGACGCGCGGCACGGCAGTTGGTCGTGGTCGTCCACCATGTGGTGATCGACGGGGTGTCCTGGCATGTGCTGATGGACGACCTGGCCACGGCGTGGCGGCAGTTGTCCTCGGGCGCGCCGATCGAACTGCCCCCGGTGGGCACGTCGTTCCGGCGCTGGACGCAGCTGCTGGGCAATGCCACGTTCGACGCGGACCGTGGCTACTACGAGCGTCCGCTGCCGGGAGTGGACGGCCCCGTGGGCAGGCGTGCGTTGCGCGACGCGGACACCGTCGCGCGGGAGCGGGTGCGGACCGTCTCGGCCGGACCCGAGGTCACCGCCGCGCTGCTGGGTGAGATCCCCGCGAAGTTCCACGCGGGCGTGGGCGATGTGCTGCTGACCGCGCTCGCCGTCACCCTCGCCCGATGGCGCCGCGACCTCGGTCAGGACCAGACGTTCGCGCATATCGAACTCGAAGGCCACGGCCGCGAGGGACGATTCGTGGCGGAGGCCGCCGGTTTCGAGCCGGAGCTGTCGCGGACCGTGGGCTGGTTCACCACTCTGTTCCCGGTGACCGTGGACCCCGGAGCGGCGGCCGATTTCACCGCGCCCGACTACCTGGCCGCCGCGCTCAAGGCGGTCAAGGAAGACCTCGCCCGCGTGCCGTCCAACGGCGTTTCCTACGGCGCCCTGCGGTATCTGCACCACACCGCGTTCGACGCCCCCGCACCGCAGGTGCTCTTCAACTACCTGGGCCGCTTCGACGCGGGCGCCACCGGGGACTGGCAACTCAGCTGCGCCACTGCCCAGTTGGGTGAGAAGCGCGACCCCAGGATGCGCCTGCCGCGCTCCCTGGAGTTCAACGCGATCGCCGAACCCGCATCGAGCGGCGCGTACGAGGAACCCGCGTCGAGCGGCGCGTACGAGCTGATCACCACCATCTCCTGGCCCGACGGGATGTTCACCGACGAGGACATAGCCACCATCGGCGGATACTTCCGGGAGACCCTGACCGCCCTGGCCGCGCTCGACCGGGGCGGCCACTCGCCCAGCGACTTCGGCCTGGTGCGGCTCACCCAGGCCGACGTCGACGTCCTGGACGGACCGGCGCTGCGGGACATCCTGCCGCTGACCCCGTTGCAGGAGGGCCTGTACTTCCATTCGGTCTTCGACGACGACTCGGCGGGCGCCTACGTCGAGCAGCAGCTGCTCAGCTTGGACGGGGAGGTGGACGCCGACCGGCTCGCGGCGGCCGCCACCCGGTTGCTCACGCTGTACCCGAACCTGGCGGCGCGGTTCACGGCCCTGGCCGACGGCCGTGTGGTCTCCGTGCTGGAGAGCGGGGTGCGGGCGCCGTTCACCACGCTCGACCGCCCCGGGATCACCGACGCCGAGATCCGCGCATACGCCGAGCGGGACCGCCGCGCCGGGTTCGACCTGGCCACCGGCCCGCTGATGCGGTACACCCTCATCCGCGCGGGCTCCGGCCGGAACGTCCTGGTGCAGACCGTGCACCACATCATCGCCGACGGCTGGTCGGTGCCACCGATGCTCCGCGCGCTGCTGGCCGAATATCACGCGCCGGGGACCGTGTACCCGCTCGGCGGCTTCCCCGACTACGTACGGTGGCTCGCGGAGCGCGACGACGACGAGAGCGACCGGATCTGGCGCGATCAGCTCGCCGAACTGCCCGGGCCCTCGCTGGTCGCCGAGGGGCACACCCCGTCCGGCCGGTTCGCCGACATCGCCGTGGCACCGGAGGAGGACATCGACGCGGCCGCCCGGTCGGCCGGTGTGCCGCTGAGCGTGGCCGTGCACAGCGCCTGGGCGGTCACGTTGGGCGGGATCCTGCACGGCAGCGATGTGGTGTTCGGCTCCACGGTGTCCGGGCGCGACGCACAGGTGTCCGGCATCGAGGACATGGTGGGTCTGTTCATCAACACGATCCCCGTGCGCGCCCGGTGGGCCGGCACCACCACGGCCCGAGACCTGCTCGCCTCGGTGCGGGAACACCAGAGCGCGGTACTGCCCCACCAGCATGTCTCGCTGGCGAGGATCGGCCGCCTGGCCGGTGCCGGAACCCTGTTCGACACCCTGGTGGTGTTCGATGTCGCGACCGATGTGGCCGCCCTGCGGGGGGCGGGCGACGAGCTGGTCATCACCGACATCGTGAACGAGGGCGCCCCGCACTACCCGTTGACCCTGGTGGTGGAGCGCGCTCCCGACGGCCGTCCCCGCTTCAACCTGATCCATGACGGCGAGCTGCTGCGGGAGGCGAGCGCCCAGGCGATCCTGCGCACGTTCACCCGGACCCTCACCGGCCTGCTCACCCGCCCGGGCGCCCTGGTCGGCGACGTGGTGCCCGAGGACACCCGGCGTCCCGCGCCGATCACCCCGACCACCCTGGGCGCACTGTTCGACGCCGCCGCGCGCCGCGACCCGGCGGCCACCGCCGTCACCCAGTGCGGCCTCGACGGCGCAACCCGGTCACTGACCTACGGCGAACTGGCGGCCGCGAAGAACGAACTGGCCTCCGCCCTGCGCGCGGCCGGTGCCGGACCGGGCAGGCGCGTCGCCGTGGCCGTACCGCGCTCCCTGGAGCAGGTCGTCGCCCTGGTCGCGATCGTCACCGCGGGCGGCGCGTATGTACCGCTGGACCTGGCGTACCCGGACGAACGGCTGCAGTACATCCTCGCCGACGCCGCTCCGCAGGTCGTTCTCGTGGACCGCGACCAGCGCGAGCGCTTCACCCGGCTGCTGGCCCGGGCGGGCGTGGCGGCCCGTGTGCTCGTATCCGGGGACGAGCTGCCGCGGGCCGACACGGAAGCCGGGCCGGAGGCGAGCCGGCACGACCCCGCCTACGTCATCTACACCTCCGGATCGACCGGCACACCCAAGGGCGTCGTCGTCCCGCACTCCAGTGTGGTGACGCTGCTGGCGAACACCCGGCCCGCCATGGATTTCGGCCCGCATGACGTGTGGGTCCAATTCCACTCCTTCTCCTTCGACTTCGCGGTCTGGGAGCTGTGGGGCGCGCTGGCGCACGGCGCCGAGCTGCTGGTGCCGGAGTACGGGCTGACCCGTTCGCCGGTCGACTTCCACCGGCTGGTGCGCGAGCGCGCAGTGACCGTGCTCAACCAGACCCCGTCGGCGTTCTACCAGTTCATCGAGGCCGACCGGCATGCGGGCGAGCCGGTCACCGCGCTGCGCCGGATCATCTTCGGCGGCGAGCCGCTGGATCTCGGGCGGCTGCGCGGCTGGGTCGACCGGCATGGCACCGGTGCGCCCGAGCTGGTCAATATGTACGGCATCACCGAGACCACCGTCCATGTCACCCACCGGGTGCTGACCGACGAGGACTTCGGTGTCGGCGGGGACGTCAGCCCGATCGGCGGCCCGATCCCGGGCCTGGCCACCTATGTGCTCGACGACCGGCTCCGGCCGGTGCCACCGGGCCGGGTGGGCGCCATCTACGTGGCGGGCGACCAGGTGTCGCTCGGCTATCTGGGCAGGCCGGGGCTGACCGCGGGCCGTTTCGTGGCGAACCCGTTCACGGGGGACGGCTCCCGCATGTATCACACCGGTGACCTCGCCCGCCGCACGCTCGACGGTGAGCTGGAGTTCACCGGCCGCGCCGACGACCAGGTGCAGCTCAAGGGCTTCCGTATCGAACTCGGCGAGGTGGAGGCCGCCGTCAGGGCGCTCGACGGTGTGGTGGACGCGGCCGTCACCGTGGCGGACAGCGGCGACCACCTGGTGGCGCATGTGGTGGGCCGGGTGCCCGCCGATGTCACCGCCCTGCTGTCGGCGAAGCTGCCCGTACATATGGTGCCGGGCCGGGTGCTGCCGGTGGACGCCCTGCCGCTGACGGTCAACGGCAAGCTGGACCGGAAGGCCCTGACCGCACGCGCCGCACAGGACGCCACCCCGGCGGCCGGCCCCTCGGACGGCGGGGACGCCGTACTCACCGCGCTGGTCGGCATCTTCGCCGACACCCTGCCCGAATCCGCCGTGGACGGCGACACCGACTTCTTCCGGGCCGGGGGCGACAGCATCGTCGCCATCACCGTCATCAACCGGGCCAGGGCGCTGGGCCTGCCGATCGCACCACGGGACGTGTTCCTGTTCAGGTCACCGCGCGCACTCGCCGAGCACCTGGGGACGAGCACACCGCAGGCCGGGCCGCCTGCGCCCGCCCGCCACCAGGACGGCCCGCTGCCGGCGACGCCGATCATCCTGCGCCAGCGCGAACTGGGCGGTTCGCTCGCCCGGTTCGCCCAGGCCAGAACGGTGGTGGCCCCCGACGGCACCGGATTCGCCGACGCCGAGCGCGCCGCGAACGCCGTCGTGGCCGCGCACCCGGCCCTCCGGCTGCGGCTGCGCGTCGAACACGGGGTGTGGGAGTTGCGCACCGAACCCGCCCGCGAGGTCCCCGTCGTACGGGCGGACACGGCCGACGCGACCACCGCGGCGAATGAGGCCGCCGGACGACTCGACCCCGAATCCGGGGAGGTCATCGCCTTCGCGTGGCTGGAGGCGAGCCGGACCCTGGTGGTCACCGTGCACCACCTCGCCGTCGACTCGGTGTCCTGGCTGATCCTGCTGGACGACCTGGCCACCGCCCTGCGCGGGGCGCCCCTGCCCCCGCCGACCACGTCCTACGCCGAGTACGCGGAAGCGCTGGCGGCCCGGTCCGCCCATGCCCTCGACGACCTCGGGCACTGGCTCACCACGCTCCGGGCGCCCGCCCTCCTGCCCGCGGTCGAGCGAACACGCGAGACCACCGTCGTGCTCCCGCCCGAGGTGAGCGACCGCGTGACGCGTACCGCGCCCACCGCACTCGGCGTCGGCCTCACCGAGCTGCTGTGCGGCGCGCTGCGCACCGCGCTGACCCACATCCAGCCATCGCCCACCGACCTCGCGATCGAACTGGAGCGCCACGGCCGGGTCCCGGGGCTGGAGCACCACGACTACACCCGCACGGTCGGCTGGTTCACCTCCATCGCACCCGTACGGCTCACGGCGCACAGCGACCCGGTCGCCGCGGCGTACGAGGTCGCCGAACGCCAGCCCGACGAGCACGCACACGTCGCCTACGGCCGGCTCAGATACCTCAACCCGCAGACGGCCCCGCTGCTCACCGCCCGCCCGCAGGTGCTCTTCAACTACCTGGGCCGGGGCGGCGAGTCCCAGGCCCCGCACCTCACCGGCGGCGACCCGGGCAGCCCGTACGCCGTCGAGGTGAACGCGTGGACCGACGCGGCCACCGGCAGCCTGCACGCCGTCTTCACCCTCGCCGAAGGCATCCCGGACGCGATCACCGGCCACTGGCGCAGCGCACTGGAACGCCTCGCGGACGCCTCCGCGACGGCCGAGCGCACGGCACCGGTCACCCCGCTCCAGCGGGGCCTGTACTTCCAGGCCCAGATGGCGGGTTCGGCGGGACACTACGTCGCGCAGAGCTGGTTCACCTTCGACCGGCGCCTGGACACCGACGCGCTGTCCGAGGCGATGGCGTATGTGATGGCGCGGCACCCGGTGGTGGCCGCCGGCTTCGCCACCGACGACGACGGAAACCCGGTCCAGGTCCTGGGACCGGGCCGGCGCGTCCACGTCCGTACGGTCGAGCTCACCCGTGACGCGGACGTGGAGGCGCTGCGCGCCCGGGACCGCGATACGGGATTCGACCCGGGCGAGCCCCCGCTGATCCGGATGACGGTGGTGCGGCTGCCCAGCGACCGCGACGGGCTGCTGCTCAGCTACCACCTGCTGCTGTGGGACGGCTGGTCCCGCGAGATCGTGCTGCGGGACCTGTTCGACGCCTACCAGGCCGTCCTCGACGGCGGGTTGCCCGACCCGGTCCCGGCCACGCCGAGCTTCGAGGACCACGCCCGGGCGCTCGACGCCAAGGACTCCGCCACGTCGGAACGCTTCTGGGCCGAGCACCTGGCCGGTCTCCCCGGCCCGACCCTGCTCGCCGGACCGGCGCCGTCCCTCTCCGACGACCTGCCGCGCGCGCTCGTGCACACGCTGTCCGCCGAGCGGTCGGAGCTGCTGAGGGCGGCTGCCAGGACGCACGGCGTCACCCTGAACTCGGTCCTGACCGGCGCGTTCGGCCTCCTGCTCGGCGCCCACACCGGCCGCGGCGACGCGGTGTTCGGCGTGACCGTCTCCGGCCGGGAGGGCGAGGGGCTGGACGGCATCGTCGGCGTGCTGCTCAACACCGTCCCCATGTGGACGCGGGCCCGGCCGGACGACACCGTCAGCACGTATCTGTCGGACGTACAGGCGGCCAGGGTCGAGGCGATGGTCCACGAGCATCTGGGGCTCGGCGAGATCCAGCGGGCCACCGGGCACGACACCCTGTTCGACAACCTCTTCGTGCTCCAGAACTTCCTGGACATGGACGCGTTCGCCGAGATGAACGCCAGGCACGGCATCACCTCGGTGACGGCCGACGACTCCACCCACTACCCGTTCACCTGGGTCGTCAACCCCGGGGAGCGGCTCACGGTCAAGCTGGAGTACCGCGACGAGGACACCGCGAACGCCCGGCGGCTCCTCGACGGCTATCTGCGGGTGCTCGACGATCTGGCCCGGGCCACCGGGCCGGTCGGCGCGCTGCGGGGACTGGGACCGGAGCCCGTGCCCGCCGAACGCACCGACATCGGCACGGACACCGTGGTCGACCGGTTCGACCGGGCGGCGGACCGTGACCCGCGGCGGACCGCGCTCGTCGCCCACGGCTCGACCATGACCTTCGCCCGGCTGAGGGACCGCAGCCGCGCGGTGGCCGGTGTGCTCGCCGGGCGCGGTATCGGCCCCGAGACGACCGTGGGCCTGGCGATTCCGCGCTCCCTGGACTCGATCGTGGCGCTGTTCGCCGTGCTGCGCGTCGGCGCCGCGTATGTGCCGCTGGAGCTGGACCACCCGGACGAGCGGATCGCCGCGATCGTCGCGGACGCCCGCCCCGATGTGATCCTCACCGTGAGCGCCGTGTCCCCCCGGCTCACCCCGCTCACCGGCGACCTGATCGAGCTGGACCGCCCGCTGCCCCAGGCCGAGCCGTACCGGACGTATCGGCCGGAGGATCCGCACCGCCTGCGGCACCCCGCGTACACGATCTACACCTCGGGCTCGACCGGGAAGCCCAAGGGCGTGGTGACCGAGTACGCCGGGCTGACCAACATGCTGATCAACCATCAGCGCCGGATCTTCGAACCGGTGCTGGCGGACCACGGCCACCGGGTCTTCCGGATCGCCCACACCGTGTCGTTCGCCTTCGACATGTCATGGGAGGAGCTGCTGTGGCTCGCCGACGGCCACGAGGTGCACATCTGCGACGAGGAGTTGCGCCGTGACGCGCCCCGGCTGGTCGAGTACTGCCTCGAGCACCACATCGACGTCATCAATGTGACCCCGACCTATGCACAGCAACTGGTGGCCGAGGGCCTGCTCGACCACCCGGAACGGCGGCCGGCGCTGGTGCTGCTGGGCGGCGAGGCCGTCACCCCGGCGCTGTGGCAGCGGCTCGCGGAGACCGAGGGCACGGTCGGCTACAACCTGTACGGACCCACCGAGTACACCATCAACACCCTGGGCGTGGGCACCTTCGAATGCCAGGACCCGGTGGTGGGCGTGGCGATCGACAACACCGATGTGTACGTGCTGGACCCGTGGCTGCGGCCGCTGCCCGACGGCGTTCCCGGTGAGCTGTATGTGTCGGGCATCGGCATCGCCCGCGGCTATCTCGGGCAGCCCGACCAGACCGCGCACCGCTTCGTGGCGTGCCCGTTCGGCGCACCCGGCGAGCGCATGTACCGCACCGGCGACCTGGTGGCCCGACGGCCGGACGGCAACCTGATGTATCTGGGCCGCATCGACCAGCAGGTCAAGATCCGGGGGCACCGGGTCGAACTGGGCGAGGTCGAGGCCGTGTTCGCCGCGCACCCGGCGGTGCGGTTCGTCGCCGCGGTCGCCCAGCCCGATCCGCAGGTCGACGGCGCCTACCGGCTGGCCGCCTACCTCGTCCTGGACGG